The Acipenser ruthenus chromosome 45, fAciRut3.2 maternal haplotype, whole genome shotgun sequence sequence AGACTGTTGCGTCGCAgtgtcacccgttccaggttttaatacgagcttgattagcacCAGAGTATAGGTCTTCtgaaactcgtagtaaaaccaggaacggatcgtACTGCTaagcagtgggagtcttatttccaaccccaTTGGAAAACACTGAATAttagtaatgtgtttttttcccaGCTGGTTTTTATAATAGATACAGGGCCTTTTCCTAACAGGCAGTGCCATCACGTTTCAGTAAACCCTgctagtgttttatttatttaaataatggacattttgaatgaaaacaaaaatcatgATTTTGGTAAAGTTTAATAGCCCTGAAACCATGGCTTCAATAACATGCCctaagaaagtgtgtgtgtgtgtgtgtgtgtgtgtgtgtgtgtgtgtgtgtgcgtgcagcgcTGTAGGGCTCAGATTTACTGGAAACGATTATAAAAAGAGGGGAAGTGACTGACAGATAGCATCTTCGCACTTGACTTGGAGACGATAAAGTCACAAAGGGAGATCTAGGATTAAGTGTTCAGGCTCTGTGAAGCGTTCTTccactgttgcatgaaactgtgTATTAGCAGCTTAGTTTAGGACCAGCATCTCGCTTTGCACAGTCTGCCTACATTTCTCAAGAGACCCGTCTTTTTCTGGGATGTCTGTATCTTTTACAGCCTTTCTTAGATCTGTGTCTGACTGTGGTAGCATTCGCTGTTCCCACGGCAGGGTTATTGCTCGGGCGCTGCCTTTGATTTCATCATTCCATGAAGTCGCCTGTTTTAAGACCCTGTGTGGTTACTGAAAAGTATGTGCTGCATGGTGCAGGTGGACTGTAGCCCCAGCCCCTTGCCTTGCAGCAACAGAGACTGTAGATAAACCGTGTGTGTTACTAAGGGCTCATGTTACAGTACTTGCTGTATGAGGTACAGTAACTGCAGGCTCATTGGCAGCCATCACCCTGTCCATCCAAACTCAATTCATGTGTGCTTtttcataataaataaaacacgccTGGGGATGTTTTTTTGTTCCAAGTGTATTTCTTTGAAGCTCCAGCTTCTTCACAAGCCAGTCCTTGCCTGACTCCTACCCCAGGGCTATGTGGCAGTCTGGCAGCCGTTATTCCAAATGAAGAATCGGAGAAGTCGGAGACTGGCTGGCATGGATTGCGTTTTTTTGGCATCAGCGCATGGATTGCGAAAAGTCAATCCTGAGATCAATAGAATGTGAAATGCACTGACTACCAACCAGCTTAAACCAAAAAGAGCCTTTATAAACGTACTCAAATCAATAGAGAATTGTGCTTTATCTCAAATCGACCTGTTTCATACATCAATCTGACCTGCAACACCAGTGCCCAAGCTGCAGTAACCTCCTCGTGTACCCGGATAGCAGCGCACTGATCCAATCCCTTATTAACCTGGTCAGTAATGAAGGAGGGTATTCACAGCCGTCCACAAGCATGacgtgtttgtgtgcgtgtgcgcgcgtgtgtgtgtgcgtgatttTCTTCTGAACAGAAATCCCCTTTTCTTGACAGTCTTTAGGAATAATtaaacattctctctctctctctcaatctcgtTCTATCCTGGAATCTATTTCAATAGGATCTGACATGCCCCAACAAATGTTTATCACTGAGCCTGTTCACAATAATTGCATATTTCTTATTGCATTAAGTCGCTTGCAGCCGTTCTGTTTGCTGCTGTTTAAGATGAGCTCATCTGCTCACTCAGATCTTAGTCCAGTTAGTTTAGATATCCACTGAGTAGTCTTTAAGCCTTCGTAGCGCTGTGTCACAGGATAAACATGCAGTCCGTGCAGCAGAGGGAGGTTATGAATCGTCAGTCTCTGCTGTGGCTCACCTGGTATACCCACGGCCACGTGGACCAGCACTCCAGGTCACGTCTGTTAGTTTGTCATTAACGTCTGGTGACTGCAGTTCTGCAGTAGCCTGTATGCTGATCTTTGTAAACTGGATTAGATGGGGAAACCATTTTAATCTTAATCGAGTTTGCCTTTATTATAAACTGAACGTTTCTATTCCTAATCTGATTGGTTTATCAGAAGTTAAgtttcttgtttttcttgtttgtttgtttttttttaatgaattgatcCAGTTGAACCTTGGACTGATCATATCAGTTTCAGACACAGTAATAGGGGGACTTTCCAGATATGCTGAGTGTACAGAGTCAATGAAACAGGCACACAATGAATTCATTTTCCCAGCTTGTGAAAGATTGCTGTGTTGCTGCGTTGTTCTTTGTAGTGGGGAGTCTGGCAGTGGTATGCATGGTATTCTCTGCAGAGCAATGTCTAGTTTCTTGTATTGCAGTGCTCAGAGTTCCTATAGGATTGCGTACAGGACCAGCCTTCAGGAAGTGTCACAGCGCCCTCTGCTGTTCTTGCTGGTGTATAATGATGAGCTGCAATCCCTGTAACATTAAAGCAAAGCTGAGCCATACAGGGAATTACATCAAGTAGGCATTTCAGCTTTGAAATCCAAAGGCATTTGGTGGAGAGAAGTCTTATAGAGGAATATGGCACACTGTTTGAAATGGAGGGGGGCTGCCTTGGACCACAGGGATAGAAGTAAGACTCGTATTGCACAGCAGTctcgcccattccaggttttattttgaGCTTgatcagtgtataggtaacaagctcaggtgcatctTATTAAATTCAGTgaagaccaggagtggatcaaactgctatgcagtgggtcGTTATTTCCACAGGCTGACCTGTTTTGAAACCAGCtttgttcttttgctgttgtttatttccCTCTGCCTTCCCGTCCCCAGGCCTGAGATGTAACTGCACGCAATGCGACAGGACGGATTTCCAGTGCGAAACGGACGGGGCGTGCATGGCCTCCACCTCCTACATCAACGGGGTAGAGCACCACGTGCGCATGTGCATCCCAGCCAGGGAGCTGGAGCCTGCCGGCCAGCCCATCTACTGCCTGAGCGCCAAGGACCTGCGAAACACCCACTGCTGCTACACGGACTTCTGCAACAACGTGGACCCGGGCCGGCCCAGCGGTGAGCCCCTGTACTAGCCAGCCCTTAGAAGAGCTCCCCTTAATAACAGCATAGCAAGGTGTAACTAAGCAAAGGCCAGCGTTGTAAAGCAGATCAAACAAAGCAatgtaaactaacccttatagcAAAACTTGAATCAAGCAGAAAACCCCTGGCATgctgtgctggtgctgtgcttGTTGggtgatgtgtgtgtttgtttgtaggCACCCCCAGTGGGTTTGGCTACACGCCCTCCGGCTGGGGCCCGGTGGAGCTGGCCGTGGTGATCGCCGGCCCTGTGTTCCTGCTCTGCGTGATCCTCATCGTGGCCGTCTTCCTGTTCCAGCACCACCAGCGCGTTTACCACAACCGGCAGCGACTCGAGGCGGAGGAGCCCTCCTGCGACCACCTGTACCTGGCCAAGGACAAGACCCTGCAGGACCTGATCTTCGACCTGTCTACCTCGGGGTCCGGCTCCGGtaacgcagacacacacagagaggcccgggcagacacacaggcacacaaatACAGagtttttgtgaatttctttgCTCTTGATCAAATCCTAAAACAAATATCCTAAAACAAACACCGTAACTAATGACAACCGTGAAAAGCTACTGCTTCGCTTCTAAAGCGGGCCTTGCGACATCAAGTTCAGCTGACTTACAAATGCGGACTTCGTAGTATTTTTACACAGTGACAAAATACAGATTTCATCTGGGTTGCATATGCAGTTTCAAAAACAAGAAGCCAACAAGTAAACAGATACATATATCTCATTTCATGCTGCCTCAACAATTAGTGATAACCGGGGTCTGCAAAACTAGCCAACAGGATGGGGAATTATAAAATGTGTGCGTGCTTCCTGTGCACTTTTAAAAGGGCTGTGCTGCCCCTGGACTGTGTTCTGAAGCAGTCTCTCTCCCCCCCGCAGGCCTCCCCCTGTTTGTGCAGCGCACAGTGGCCCGGACCATCGTTCTGCAGGAGATCATAGGGAAGGGTCGCTTCGGGGAGGTGTGGAGAGGGAAGTGGCGCGGAGGCGACGTGGCCGTGAAGATCTTCTCCTCCCGGGAGGAGCGCTCCTGGTTCAGAGAGGCTGAGATCTACCAGACCATCATGCTGCGGCACGAGAACATCCTGGGCTTCATCGCCGCCGACAACAAGGGTAACTGCAACAGGGCGCCACGCCCACTCCAGTGTAGAGCACGCATGGGAATGAGTCCCGTTGCACAGCGgcttcatccattcctggtttcaccaTGAGTTTAGTAAGCACACCTGACCTTGTTAACTATATGCCGGGTCTAATCCAGCACatattaaaaactggaatgggggaaactgctgtgcaataggagtagAAAGTCTCGTTCTCAAACCTTTCTTCTGTTCTTCCTTTCAGACAACGGGACCTGGACTCAGCTGTGGCTGGTGTCAGACTACCATGAGTACGGCTCCCTCTTTGACTACCTGAACCGCTACTCCGTGACCATTGAGGGCATGATCAAGCTGGCCCTGTCCGCAGCCAGTGGCCTGGCCCACCTGCACATGGAGATCGTCGGCACGCAAGGTGTGTGAGCAAGAGTCAGGGCTGGAAgtgagactcctgttgcataagTGAATGACTTGCCCAGTATTGCTACATAAAGAATACCTGTGTTTACCGTCCCCTGCAGGTAAGCCTGGTATTGCACACAGAGACCTGAAGTCCAAGAACATCCTGGTGAAGAAGAACGGCATGTGTGCCATCGCGGACCTGGGGCTGGCAGTGCGGCACGACTCTGTGACCGACACCATCGACATCGCACCCAACCAGCGCGTCGGCACCAAGAGGTGCTCCTCACTAAAGTCTTCTTTAAGTCAGTGCCCTGCTTGATACACAGCTGGAatttaagtggagatagacttgggACAGGGGGAAggggacacttcttcacacagagtggggaggggatggaacaGGGCAGCCTAGTCGTGTTGTTGAGTCAAacgctgggatcctttaagacccgacttgacaaagttgtGAGATGAATCAGCTGCTCAGAACTGGACGAGCGcgagtggcctcctctcgctgctaaactttcttgtgtgtgtgattgacaGGTACATGGCCCCTGAGGTTCTGGACGAGACGATCAACATGAAGCACTTCGACTCGTTCAAGTGTGCGGATATCTACGCTCTGGGCCTGGTCTACTGGGAGATCGCTCGCCGGTGCAGTGCGGGAGGTGAGAGACCCTTCCACAAGCTTCCAACCAACCCTCCTAGCAAGCTGGCACGCTCGCGCTCCTCCTAAACCTCACCCCTCTCCTACCCCTCCTTGTGAGACAGGTCCCCTCAAGCTGGCACGCTCGCGCTCCTAAACCTCGCCCCTACCCtacccacccccccccctcccccagtgaGACAGGAACTTTGTTCCACCCAGGTAGAAGTGAAGTTCTTGTTGCTTTGCATGGGGGGGGATGCTTTCACCCCTCTACTCACCCCTCTACTCGCCCCTCCAGGAATCCATGAAGAGTACCAGCTCCCATACTACGAGCTGGTGCCCTCTGACCCCTCCATCGAAGAGATGCGCAAGGTCGTGTGTGACCAGAAACTGCGGCCCACCGTTCCCAACTGGTGGCAGAGCTACGAGGTATTCATGACCCCAGTCCAGCTACGAAAACTGAACCCAATCAGGGTTTTTAATGTTGTGAATTGTGTATTGGTGCACACGGAATGGTTCTGTCTGTATGCATGTTaatggcgtgtgtgtgtgtgtgtgtgtgtgtgtgcatgttaatGGATTGAGTTTGTCTCtgtggtgtgtgtctctctgtatgcttgttAATGGTTCGTATCTCTGCAGGCGCTGAAGGTGATGGGGAAGATCATGAGGGAGTGCTGGTACTCGAATGGGGCGGCCAGACTCACGGCTCTGCGGATCAAGAAGACCCTCTCCCACCTCAGCGTTCTGGAAGACGTCAAGATCTGAACGACCAACGAAAACCAGAcaaaaaatcacccaaacaaaaaaaaaatagcacgacgaaacaaaaataaaacctgccaGTCAAGCCACAAGAGACAAAGGCCTACCTCACCTTTTTAGCCGAAACTACtgatatttttaaaaaacgttcCCCCCCCTCTGTCCACTGTTCCCTCTGACCAAGGACTGGGTAAGCCGGACTGAAACTCGTGGTTCTGTTGGCAGTTAAAAAAAGTGTACAGTTTTGTGACACAAATATCACACAGACAAACTGACTAATGTGCAATGTATTTGACCCACTAAACACCTGTGTGTGTAAATGATGTGAACGAGGACAAGGATGTGATATTTCATtatctttaaaataatattttaggcTGTTCAGCCACGCTGTAACTAGAGCTAATGTGAAATCTGTGaattgagggggggagagggagggacggaggggtGTTTATAGCAAGCGTTAGCAAACAGAACGTTACTGTCTTCTCTTTCTTTCAAACCCACCACTGTCAGATTTCAGTAAATGTGCTTTTAGAAGAAGCCTCCGTCCCTgttggggtttttgttttgttttatttctgtttacctGCGTTTTGAAGGCTTTCAATTCGTTTTCTGGGGAACTATAAAAAGGAATCTGCACGGACTCCCAGCACCCCGAACCCTAACCCTGGTCGAACGCTAGCGCTTCCACGAGGTGCCCGGCTGGGTTTTTAACTTTGTCAATCCCACTTTGGTGGCTTCATACGTCTGCTTTCTTGTTGTTGTTCATGGAATGTCTTGAAATTGCAGCTTGCAAGGATCTGAAAGGgaaatgtgatttttgttttgtttgcacaCCTTTTAATTTGCAGAGGGCAGCGGTACTGGTAAGAAATGATTCTGCGATTCACGATGCCTCCCTTTCCTCTGCTCTGAATACACTTGAATTGTCTTTGTAAATTAACAGAGAGAACTCGCTTTGACTGTTTAAAAGGGAAGACTTCATCTTAAAGGCAGTTAATGTAGACAAATTGAACTCAAACTGCAAAACAAACCATCTAACAAGCCATAACCGTGGATCAGATTGCAGTCGTTTGAGGAGGGAAGggcatgtttttaatgtattttatttttgtaagttgtaATATATGAATACCTCGAATCCTTTATAGAGGAGTTACACTGGATTGTCTCTTTGTTTCTTTGTACTGTTATGTACGTTTTGATGGCTGTATAATTAATGATTATTACAATTAAATTGGGTTTCTTAGAATCTGATTTCTTCATCTTGGCTGCAAAAGAGGAAACAAAGAAAGACAACTGCTAGATGAAATCATTACTGACAGCAACCCTCTCAAATGATTTCTTCTGGAATTGTGTGGAAAGTGCATTTTTATGCATCTTTTTTCAACACAACCTGTGTTGAAATggcttgtggtgttttttttttttgtgtgtgtgtattttgataTGTATAGACACTGGTGTTGTGTTTTGTTAGCTGGAAATCCCAAACTGCACTACTAATATAAACACTGTATATGCTGTGGTTTCAGTCTGAGCAGGACTGCTGGAGATCACTGGATGTGGTTACAGATATGTGGGGATTGCCACAGGCTGATCTGCTTTGCACTTTGAATCACAGGTGCTGTTGGAGAATCCTTTGCATTGCAGATTGCCTGAAGGCTGCTGATCTGCATGCTTTCAGGCTGTGTTCGGCTGCAGGTATTCTCAGCACCGATAGCGCTGATCCTCAAAGCTTTTGGCCACGGGGTGCATGTGTGCGTTTGGCAGGCAGTCAGGGGGGTTTCTGTGATGTTTAACTGCTGATTCCAAAATGGGAAATTTAATTCAAAGGCTGATTTATCAAATTGAAAAGGCAGAGCGAGCGACAGAGCACAGAGTAAGTAGATTGTAATCAGGGCCGGGGGCCAATTCCTGTTCAATTCAAAATCCATTCCCAATTTCAATTCTCATTCCCtttcaatcaattccaacacatcattgatcaaaactgcagttagcagcattctgttaaaatgagcttctcacagagAGTGGCAACACGACTTCACTTGAAGTCCCTGTTAGTTGGTCAACTGAAATTGGCTTGAAATGAAAGCAGTTAATCAATCACATGAATTGTGtcctaaaatatcaattccagttccttcagTGGAATCGGAATTGGGGAAccgattttaaaaaggaactggaattgaaaagcaGACATTGACCCAACCCTGGCTTCAGTCTCCCTCCCAATACAGCTGCATCGCAGTGTTCAGATGCTGATTCTGTAGCGCATCGCAGGCACAGCATTGAGGACCACAGACCTATAGGAAGGCTGCTACCTGATAAGCTGTCTGCAGTGCAGTGCATGGTACCCCCACCTAAGCCCGTGGCCAGGTGTCTTCTGACCCTGTACATAAAAGCATGGTCATGTTCATTTTAGCACGATTTCTGGAAGCGATAGGCCTTTTTATGCTTTTTTTGCCAGATGTTCAGTTGACCAGATTCATAGCTTGCATTGTCTGTAAGTATTGGCATGTAACTTCCCCCCTGTACTCTCTAAATGTAAAAGTATCTTTTTTTCTGGTATTCATGCTAATAAGGCCCTATCGCTCCTTCAGGGTACTGTATTTAGACTGGGACTTattgtaaatgtgtttgtgtttttaaaattacCTAGCTGCTTTCTTTACCTGCCAAAATAAGTAAATTGATGTAGTGTTATTCCGGTCCACTAGGTGGAGCTGTAGTGcttgatggtttttttttgttttttttttgttttttgttttgttttttttaagcattttgattTGAAGCACGCCATGCTATATATGGAGGGATATTGAG is a genomic window containing:
- the LOC117962264 gene encoding activin receptor type-1B-like isoform X2, coding for MASTSYINGVEHHVRMCIPARELEPAGQPIYCLSAKDLRNTHCCYTDFCNNVDPGRPSGTPSGFGYTPSGWGPVELAVVIAGPVFLLCVILIVAVFLFQHHQRVYHNRQRLEAEEPSCDHLYLAKDKTLQDLIFDLSTSGSGSGLPLFVQRTVARTIVLQEIIGKGRFGEVWRGKWRGGDVAVKIFSSREERSWFREAEIYQTIMLRHENILGFIAADNKDNGTWTQLWLVSDYHEYGSLFDYLNRYSVTIEGMIKLALSAASGLAHLHMEIVGTQGKPGIAHRDLKSKNILVKKNGMCAIADLGLAVRHDSVTDTIDIAPNQRVGTKRYMAPEVLDETINMKHFDSFKCADIYALGLVYWEIARRCSAGGIHEEYQLPYYELVPSDPSIEEMRKVVCDQKLRPTVPNWWQSYEALKVMGKIMRECWYSNGAARLTALRIKKTLSHLSVLEDVKI
- the LOC117962264 gene encoding activin receptor type-1B-like isoform X1, producing MQGNGHLANMAKNATAFTIVLWAVLLGTCTGLRCNCTQCDRTDFQCETDGACMASTSYINGVEHHVRMCIPARELEPAGQPIYCLSAKDLRNTHCCYTDFCNNVDPGRPSGTPSGFGYTPSGWGPVELAVVIAGPVFLLCVILIVAVFLFQHHQRVYHNRQRLEAEEPSCDHLYLAKDKTLQDLIFDLSTSGSGSGLPLFVQRTVARTIVLQEIIGKGRFGEVWRGKWRGGDVAVKIFSSREERSWFREAEIYQTIMLRHENILGFIAADNKDNGTWTQLWLVSDYHEYGSLFDYLNRYSVTIEGMIKLALSAASGLAHLHMEIVGTQGKPGIAHRDLKSKNILVKKNGMCAIADLGLAVRHDSVTDTIDIAPNQRVGTKRYMAPEVLDETINMKHFDSFKCADIYALGLVYWEIARRCSAGGIHEEYQLPYYELVPSDPSIEEMRKVVCDQKLRPTVPNWWQSYEALKVMGKIMRECWYSNGAARLTALRIKKTLSHLSVLEDVKI